The window CGAACATCGCGATCCGGCTGGCGCCGGCGTTGTTGACCAGGTGGTCGAATGTGTCGCGCTGCCAGACGTCGTGCAGCGCACCGGTGACCGCGTCGCGGAAGGCCGGGAAGGTCTCGGACCGGCCGAGGTCCAGCGGCAGCGCGACCGCGGTGCCGCCGTCCTTCTCGATCGTGGCGACGGTGTCCAGCGCACCGGCCCGGTTGCCCTGGTAGGTGAGGACGACTCCGGTGCCGCGCCGGGCGATCTGGACGGCGGCGCTCCGGCCGATGCCGGAACTGGCGCCGGTGACGATGGCGATCTGCATGATCAGTTTCCCTTGCTGAGGAGTCGGGTGAGCCAGTCGGTGCGGGCCTGCCGGGCCGTGACGGAGATCGCGGCGGTCGGGAACAGGGCGTCGAAGCCGTGGCAGCCGCCGGCCCAGACGTGCAGTTCGGCCTGGCCGCCGGCGGCCCAGATCCGGCCGGCGTAGGCGACCGACTCGTCGCGGAAGACCTCCGCCGATCCGGCGTCGATGTAGGCGGCGGGCAGGCCGTCCAAGACGTCGGCCGAGGCGGGGGAGATGTACGGGGAGACCGTCGCGGATCCACCGAGCACCGACTGCCAGCCGAAGGCGTTCATCTCCCGGGTCCACACGCCGGGTGCGCCGGAGAACTGGAGGCTCGACGTGCTGTCGTTACGGTGGTCGAGCATCGGGCCGATCAGCACCTGCCCGGCGATCGACGGGGTGGCGCGGTCACGGGCCAGCAGAGCGACCCCGGCGGCGAGGCCACCACCGGCGCTGGCGCCCGCCACGATGATGCGGGCCGGGTCGATGCCCAGTTCGGTGGCGTGTTCGGCGACCCAGGCCAGACCGTGGTAGCAGTCGTCGACCAGGGTGGTGCCGCCCACCTCCGGGGCGAGCCGGTAGTCGACCGAGACCACCACGGCACCGAACCGGTCCAGCCACTCCAGCGGGATGTCGATCTGGGACCAGCGGTCGCCCATCACCATGCCGCCACCGTGGATCCAGTAGACGCACGGCGCCGCTGTGGTGTCGCCGGGGCGCAGGACGGTCAGCGGGATCGGGGTGCCGTCCGGAGCCGGGACGGTGACCTCGTAGGCGTCACGTCCCGGGTGGACGCCCACGGCGTACGGCCGGATCTGATCGAGGGTTTCGATGTCGAGCTGTGGCATCGCCGGCATGCCGGCCAGCAGAGCGTCCAGGTCGGGGTCGTAGGCGGGCCGCATCAGAACACCGCCTTGCCGCCGACGGGCACCTCGTCGGTGTAGCTGGACTCGCCGGTCAACAGCGGCTGCAACGCGGCGACCAGGGCCTGCGCCGGGCCGGTGGCGAAGAACGCCTGGTGGGCCTGCTCGCTGGTCCAGCCCTCGGTGACGTGGACGGTGTCCGGGTCGGCGGCCGACCGGCCGACGAGGAAGACGACGCAGTCGGGGTGCGGCAGCGACGGCGCACTGAGCAACAGTGCCACCACCTCCGCGCCCCGGCCGGGCTGGGCGGTCATCGTGGCGTGGAATCCGTGCATCGGATGTTCCTCTCATCGGGTGGAATCTCGTCCACTCCATGAAAGCAACCTGGACTGCACAAACGTTAGAACGATGCTCGTCGTGACTTGCCCGATCCTCTCGTTGTGGAGAGAATCGGCCTATGAGTCTGGCCGAGCTGCGCGATCTGGTCGTCCGCCACGATGGGAGCACCGCCATCGAAGACGTGCTGCTCTCGCGGGTCGTGGAGTCGGAGTCACCGCAGCCGTCGATGACCGGCACGGTGTTGGCCGTCATCGTCCAGGGCGCGAAACGGCTGGCTCTGGGCAGCCGGGTCTACGAGTATTCGGCCGGGCAGTATCTGGTCGCGTCGGTCGACATGCCCGTCACCGGCAACTTCATCGGGGCCACCGCTGATCGGCCGGCGCTCGGGTTCGGGCTGGTCCTGCGGCCGGCGGTCGTCGCCGAGATCCTGCTGCAGGCCGGTCCCGGTGATCTTCCGCCGGCCACCGGGGTGCCGTCCGGTGTGGCGGTCAGCGACGCACCGGCCGAGCTGCTCGACGCGGTACTGCGGCTGGTGCGGCTGCTGGATCACCCGCGGGACGCGGCCGTGCTGGCGCCGCTGATCAAGCGGGAGATCCTGTGGCGGGTCATCACCGGCGAGCAGGGTTCGGTGGTACGCCAGCTCGGCCTCGCCGACAGCAGTCTCACGCACGTATCGCGGGCAGTGCGGTGGATCCGCGACCACTATCCGACGGCATTCCGGGTCGAGGAGCTGGCGCAGCTGTCCGGAATGAGTGTGTCCGCGTTCTACCGCAACTTCCAGGCGGTGACCGCGATGAGCCCGATCCAGTTCCAGAAGCAGATCCGCCTCCAGCAGGCGCGGCTGATGCTGGCCACCCGCCCCGGTGACGTGACGGGTGTCAGCCGGCACGTCGGTTACGAGAGCCCGTCCCAGTTCAGCCGTGAGTATCGTCGCCAGTTCGGCACGCCACCGAGCCAGGACACCGTCCTCTCGTTGAGCTGACCCCGGCCGCACGCCACCAACCCACCGACAGAGCCTGCCGACACGACGTGCTCGCGCGGCGGCAGATCAGCAAGTTCGGTCGGTGCTATTCGAAGCCGCGGTAGACGCCCGAGGAGTCGGCCGCGTCGGCGAACTCTTGAAAGTCCATGTTCGCGATGGAGAGGTTCGCGGACACGTCGGCGTATCGGCGTGGCGGAACACGAGACACTCGACCGGGCTCGTCGTACAGATCGATAGCGAGGAGCGGATGCTCGTCGTCGGTCATCGTCGTGGCGTCCGCGAGGAACACGTAGGTCAGCTTGTCGTCCTCGCCGGCCTCCGCGTCGGCATTGACAAGCGCCTGGACCGTTAGGCCAGCGAAACGAGGCTCACTGACGAGTGAGGCACCTTCGCTGGCCAACGCCGCACTCGGTTCGGCCCATGCCGTGTCATTGGAGAAGTCAATTCGGAGCACGAGTGAGTGCAGGTCCTCGGGTTGTGGTAGTACGAGCACGCGAAGATCCTTGCATGTGTTGCGCGCTACCAGCGCACGTGCGCGATCGGCGGCCATGAGAGCTAAGCGATCTTGCAAGTGTTATTTGTCCAGATTCGGGCAAGACCGAACCCGGCTCGCTCGCCCAAGAGCGAATAGTCATGAGTTCTCTGGACCGGCCCATCAGAACGCCATAGCTTCCTGTGGGAGATCGTGCTTGATCACATTCTCGAGATCATTTCGCCGAGGCGAGACTCCACAGAAGATCTAGCGCTGGCGTCAGATTGACGCGACTCCCTAGGGTTGACAACATGGAGTTGAAGCGTCGAGTTCGTGCGAACGTTTCAAATGATGCAAAACCGGTCAATCTAGAGGTCTTCAAGATACTTGTAGAGTTGGCGGAAAAAGAATCTGACCGCATGTGGACTCGGTACACTGTAATGCTTTATTGCAACACCGCCTTGATGGCCGTCCTATCTGCAGCTGTTGCCTTGAGAAGCCCTTGGGCGACATTGGGTCCGTCAATCATTGGCACTGTTGTAACGACATCGTGGGTGCAGATACACAGAATGTCATACTTCTATCAGAATAGATGGATTGCAGACATGGTGGCGCTGGCAGACGAGGAGCCGATCCTCGCACGTTATGTTCGGGGTCACACAAATCCACGCGTCAAGCCGCCACTTAAGGAGATAAAAACGCTCGCGCTAAGTGTACCTGCCGCATTTATGGCGGTATGGTTTTCGGCTGCGTGCGTCTCCATCGTATTAATAGCGACGTAAATTTACCGCTCAGCGGAATGCGCTCATCTCGGCACGTCAGAAAGTCGACTGTGGGTGCTCGCGGTGTGGCCGCCCGCCGTGTGCCGGTCGGAGCGCATCCAGCGCTGCCGGGTGTCAGCGCCGGGCCACGCGCTCGATCGTCCAGGCACCGAGGAGCGGATCCCAGGGCGAGTCATCGTCATCTTCATCGTCGATGAAGAGTTCCGGCGGCTCCGCAGCGTGCACTGACTGCCACAACGTCAGAACCGGATCCTCGGGCAGATCCAATCCCAGCGCATCAACAATCTGGGACTGTGTCACGTCGAGGTCGGGATGGCTTTGGCGAAGTGCTACCTCGAAGTAGGCATGAGCTCTACGCATCTGGTCGAGGCTTCCGCCGCCAGAGAAACCGAGCACGTCATGCCAGTTCGGCAGTGCGATAAGCATGGTCAGGGCGACAGTCAGGGTCAAGCCGATGATGCCGGCCTGGCCCTCCGAAGTCGCGTACAGGACGGGGCGCGACGGCGCGTTCGTGCCGACAAGGAAATATCGTCCGGCGGTGCCATCGCAGGCGATCAGGTGCAGACTCCTGCCCGAGGACAGCCGTGCGGTGGACCCGTCAACCGATGCCACATCCTCAACGTCAAAATCGACGAGATGCCTCAGGACGCTTGAGACGTGGGGTACCTCGGCGATCCTGCGAAGCAGCGACAGGTCGTCATTCATCGCCGAACACTACAGCCGACCAACGCACTCAACTCGGCAATGTCGTGCGCTAATTGACCAGCATGCTGTAGCGCTATGCAGCGGGCGAACCCGGGCACGATTCAGCCGCACTGATCAGCGGCTGCGCATTTGGCGGGCGGGTCCGGGCCACCCCGTGGGAGAGCGGCGAGCCAGAGGCCTGGATTCTTGGCGGGCCGGGTGTGGCGCCGGCCGGGCAGGTGGTGCGGGCCGAAGGCGGCCAGGCACTCGTACCGGTACCTGGCGTGTTTTCGGCCCATCGGGCCTCGCCACGGACCTGCCCGTCGTAGTCGATCATCTGGAATGCCGTTCCGCTGCGACGACCGAGTCCTGCGGATCCGTCGCCAGGTCACGAAGCCGATGATGCTCGCCGAGCAGCCGAACGGCGGGGCCGGTCGACGGTCGAGTGTCGGGTATGCACTCGTTGGCGGTCAGGCGAGCCGGCCCCAATTCGGTGGGGGAGCGCCCCCGATGACCGACAGGGCGGCGGTGATCAGGGCGTCCGGCGTGCCGTCGGGCAGCATCCAGCGTGGGCTGCCGACCCCCTGGAAGTCGCCGTAGGCGTCCAGTCGCAGCGGGCCGACCTGCCAGCCCAGGCGGGTCTCCCGGTAGAGCGCCCACAACCCGTGCGGCGTCGCCAGGGTGACCACCGGTGTGTGGGTCCGGGCGCCGTGTTCGCCGGGGATCACCGCGTCCGGGAGCAGGCCGCGGAGTACTCCGGCGCGGGTGGCGGCGTCGGCGACCGCGGTCGCTTCGTCGTTGCGGACCCGGATGTCGGCGGCGATGACCGCACCCATCCGGGGCAGGAAGTCACGGACCGCGGCCGGTGGCAGGCCGGGCGGCGGTGGCACGTCCTTCTCCGACGGATACCGGGACCGGTCCAGGGCCCAGGCGGTCAGGGTCTCCTCGACCAGCCGTGCCTCGGCCCGTGCGGCCACCGCCCATCGGCGTAGCACCGGTTCGGCCTCGTCGGTGCGGCCCGCTTCGGTCAACCGGTGCGCCAGCAGCCGGAGCAGGCCGGGCAGTTCGGTGCCGTGGCGGCGGGCCCGGCTGATCGCCTGCGCGGCCCGTTCCGGAACGTGGTCGAGCCAGGCCGGCACCGGATCAGTATCGGTCGTCGGGATGGACTCGTCCGGCGACGGAGCGTGCGCCACGGCGGCCGTCAGGGCGTCGATGGCGTCCTCGGGTAGGCCTAGGGCGTGGAGACAGTCGGCGTCCACCGCCAGGGCCTGACCCAGCAGCCGGTCCAGCAACGTCGCGGTGGCCGGGTCGGCGGCGGAGGTCTGGCGCAGGGCGGTCAGTGCGGCCTGCGCCATCCGGATCGAGCGGAGCGCCTCGGCCGGGTCGCCGCCGGCGGTCAGGGCGATGGCCCGCTGCTGGGCCACCCGTGCCACGGTGAGCAGGTCCGGTCGGCCGCTGGAGTGTTCGGCCTCGAGCACCCGGGCGGTCACCGTGGCCAGCAGCGGCGCGAACGCCGGTAGTTCGGCGGGTATCGCGTCGATCAGCCGGTGGGCGACGGGACCGTGGCCGCCCGTACCGTCGAAGAGGCCGTTGATCGCCTGGGCGATGGGTGCCGGATCGTCGAGACCGAAGGCGACCCCGACGGCCAGGATCGCCCGGTTGCCGGGGTCCGGGGTGATCAGCCCGGTGAGGACGCCGACCAGATCGGGGTGGCGGGGTGCGGCCCGGCCGAGGACCAGCAGCGCGCGGGCGATGCTCGCCTCGGGCAGGGCGGCGCTTGCCGGTCCGGCGATCTCCGGCTGATCGAGAACGGTCTGGGTGACGTGTTCCTCGCCGAGGCGATCGGGGCGCAGCGCGTGCGGGGCGTCGTGTCCGGCCGGGTCGGCGCCGGGTGGGTACAGGTGCCGCAGCCAGCGGGCCCAGCGCTGGACGATCTGCTGCTGCTCCTGCCGGAACGCGGGCAGCGCGGCCAGCGTGGTCTCGGCGTCGGGGCGGCCTCCGTACAGGGTGGCGGCGGCGACCGCCGCGTTCAGCCGCAACCAGTTGGGGTCGGGCAGTTCGAAGGCGTCGGCCGAGGTACGCCAGTGTCGCCGCTCGTGGTGCAGCAGCCGGATCACCGGGTCCCGGGACGGTAACGACGGCCCGGCCGTATCGCGTAACACGGCGTCCAGGGCGGTGGTGAGCAGTTCCAGCGGCGGCCGGATGGTCGCGTCGTCCGGTTCCGGGACCGCTGCGGGCGCGGGTCGGCCGAGACGGGTGGCGAAGGCCCGCGCGGCCGCGCCGACGTCGATCGGCGCCGGCCCGGTCAGGTTCAGGTGGCCGGTCGCCCGTAGGTCCATCAGCAGCAGGGCGGCTCGTTCGTCGGTGGCCGCCGCGGTCATCCGGTCCAACCAGAACCCGTCGCCGCGGGCCAGCAGCAGCACGCGTGCGGGTGCGGCGCCCGCCGGGCGGGCCACCAGGGCGGTGAGCAGGGCGAGCGTCGGTGTCTCGGCGGTCTCGGCGTAGTCGATGACGATCAGGGCCGGGATGCCGGCCGGGCCGAGCCGGGCGATCTCGGTGGACGGTGCGTCCGGGGACAGCAGACCGGCGACCCAGCCGGAGCCGCTGCGGTCACAGAACTCCACCGCCAGGCGCGACTTGCCCTGTCCGGCGGGGCCGGTGATCAGGGCGACCGCCACCGGTTCGGGACCGTCGCGCCAGTCGGCCAGCCGGGCCAGTTCGGGTTCGCGGCCGGCGAAGTCCACGATGCGGTGCTCGGCCAGCAGCAGGGCGCTGGGGGCGTACCGGTCGGGCAGGATTCGCGCCGGTGCCGTCAGGTGCCGGGCGGCGAGGCCGGGCGCGATCTCGTGTACCGCGGCGACGAGGGCGGCCAGGTCCGCGGCGATCACCTTGGTCCGCAGGTGCAGGGCCTGCCGTTCGGCGAGCCCGCGGACGTCCGAGGCCAGCTGCTCGGCCGGTGGCATGGTGGTCTTGTCGAGCAGCACCGGCACCACCGGGATGCCGGCGGCCAGGGAGGTGGCGACCTCGCGACGGACCCAGTCGTCCGGCCCGCCCAGCCGTCTCGTCCAGGTCTCGCCGATCAGGACCAGGGTCACACAGCTGCGGGCCAGGGCGTCGTCGAGTTCGCCGGGGAAGGCGGCGCCGGGCGGGATGGACCGGCTGGACCGGAAGATCCGGTCCGCGCCGAACACCGGTGTCAGGATCTCGTCGAGGTGGGCCGCCTGCGCGTTGCCGTCGCCGGTGCGGAAGCTGATGAAGACGCCCTGCCGGATCGGTGTGCCGCTCATCCGGCGGCCGCGGCGTCGGGCCGGGTCAGTGCCGCGGCGAGCCGGGGGCGCAGCGCGCGGACCGGTTCCAGGTGCTGCCATCGGGTGAGCATCCGGGCCAGGTCGCCGAGGTCGTGCCGGACGGTGGCCGAGTCGAGCCGGAGCACGTCGGGCAGCAGGCCGGCCATCAGGGCGCAGCCGGTTTCGACGTCACCGGCGGCGGTCAGGGCCAGCACCCGCCGTACGGCGAAGCGGACCGGGGTGCGCTCGGCCGGGACGGCCCCGGCGATCTGGTTCGTGGTGCTGTGCAGGGCGGTCGCCAGGTGCCCGGCGGCCTCGGCGTGGTGGCCCAGGTCGTGCAGGCACCAGCCCTCGACGGCGGCGGTCACGTCCAGGGTGCTGGTGGTGCCCAGGGGCCGGACCGGTTCGTCGTCACCGATCCGGTCGTGCAGGGTCCGGGCCTCGTCCAGGGTGCGTCGGCAGCCGTCGCGGTCACCGGCCAAGGCGTGGCCCTGGGCCTCGCGCATCGCCGCCAGCCAGCGGACCCGGGTGGTCACCCCGTGCCGGCCGCGTAGTGACCCGGCGGCCGCGATCGTGGTCAGCGGGTCGTCGTCGTAGAGGCTGAGCAGTGCCCGGCGCACGTTGGTGTACGCCACGAGGTTGTCGTCGCCGATCTCCCGGGCCAGGTCGGAGCAGGCCCGGGTCCACCACCGGGCGGCCCGGCCGTCGCCGGTCTCCTGGCTCATCCAGCCGGCGTACTCGGCGAGTCGGGCGGCGAGGTGCAGCAGCCGGGCCTGGTCGGTGCCGCGGGTCGCCGCGGCCAGTCCCCGAGTGGTCTGCAGCAGGGTGATGACCTGCGGCAGGACGAGCGCCGGGCTGTGCCGCCGGCCCAGGTCGGTGACCGCGCTGAAGACCGTGGCGATCGAGGTGGCCTCCGGCTCACCGGCCTGGCGCATCGGGGGCCAGCCGATCACCGCCGGTTCGTCGGTCGCGGCGGGATGGCCGTAGCGGCGCGCCGACATGTAACCGGCGCCGTCCGGCCACAGGGTCAGGCTCCAGGTGTCGCCGGCCGGTTCGGTGGTGGCCGGCGGTGGTGTCGGTGCCGGTGGGCGGCGTCGGGTGGCGGCCGGTAGCCGGGCGATCAGGGCGCCACCCGCGTCGAGGGCGGCGTCGCAGGCGCGGGCCAGGTCGGCGGTCGGCGGCCGGGAGCCGGACTCGATCCGGCTGAGGTGGCCCTTGTCGTAGCGGGCGGCCGCCGAAAGATCGTTCAGTGACATGCCGGCGGCCAGCCGGAGCTGCCGCAGATATGCACCGAAGGACTTCTCCAAGTCGGTCACCTCGATATTCGCCGGGGATTGGTTGCCGGGTTGCCAAAACACCGGGCAACCGCAACCGGCTGTCGCCCGGAAACGGTTGACGCTCATTCTGACAACACATCGGACGCTCGGCCATGGGCCACCCGGAGGATGCATGCCGAATCGAGAAGTCGTAGCCGTCGAGACGAACGGAACCAGGAAATCGAAATCAATGGATCTGATCTTCGGGGCGGAGATCGTCCCCGGCCGGCGGGTGGTCGCGCGGTCATGGCGGCGCTGAGCGCGGGCCAGCACGCCCGGCTGCGCCGACTGCTGGATCAGGAGAGCGCGGTCTTCGAGGACATCCTGCTGTCCTCTGTGGATCGATTCCTGGACTGGCTGCACGACCGGGAGCCGGAGCTGTGGCGGGAGGTGCAGGAGCCGGTCAGGTCCGCCTGGCCATCGATACGTGAGACATTCCGGTAAATCATTCCCATTTGCTCGTTCAGCTATTCGGTCAGGTGCGGCCCGCCGAAGAGCGGCCGGTGCCGCTCGAACGGATGCCGGATTCTGTTTCGATTCGGCTTTACCGTCTGTCTGAACTGGACGCGACATTCCTCTCGACCATAGGGGCGTTCATGGACAACTGGCGCGCAGCGGGTGCCGGCGACAA of the Actinoplanes sichuanensis genome contains:
- a CDS encoding alpha/beta hydrolase — encoded protein: MRPAYDPDLDALLAGMPAMPQLDIETLDQIRPYAVGVHPGRDAYEVTVPAPDGTPIPLTVLRPGDTTAAPCVYWIHGGGMVMGDRWSQIDIPLEWLDRFGAVVVSVDYRLAPEVGGTTLVDDCYHGLAWVAEHATELGIDPARIIVAGASAGGGLAAGVALLARDRATPSIAGQVLIGPMLDHRNDSTSSLQFSGAPGVWTREMNAFGWQSVLGGSATVSPYISPASADVLDGLPAAYIDAGSAEVFRDESVAYAGRIWAAGGQAELHVWAGGCHGFDALFPTAAISVTARQARTDWLTRLLSKGN
- a CDS encoding putative quinol monooxygenase; amino-acid sequence: MHGFHATMTAQPGRGAEVVALLLSAPSLPHPDCVVFLVGRSAADPDTVHVTEGWTSEQAHQAFFATGPAQALVAALQPLLTGESSYTDEVPVGGKAVF
- a CDS encoding AraC family transcriptional regulator is translated as MSLAELRDLVVRHDGSTAIEDVLLSRVVESESPQPSMTGTVLAVIVQGAKRLALGSRVYEYSAGQYLVASVDMPVTGNFIGATADRPALGFGLVLRPAVVAEILLQAGPGDLPPATGVPSGVAVSDAPAELLDAVLRLVRLLDHPRDAAVLAPLIKREILWRVITGEQGSVVRQLGLADSSLTHVSRAVRWIRDHYPTAFRVEELAQLSGMSVSAFYRNFQAVTAMSPIQFQKQIRLQQARLMLATRPGDVTGVSRHVGYESPSQFSREYRRQFGTPPSQDTVLSLS
- a CDS encoding DUF6924 domain-containing protein, with product MAADRARALVARNTCKDLRVLVLPQPEDLHSLVLRIDFSNDTAWAEPSAALASEGASLVSEPRFAGLTVQALVNADAEAGEDDKLTYVFLADATTMTDDEHPLLAIDLYDEPGRVSRVPPRRYADVSANLSIANMDFQEFADAADSSGVYRGFE
- a CDS encoding RipA family octameric membrane protein, with product MELKRRVRANVSNDAKPVNLEVFKILVELAEKESDRMWTRYTVMLYCNTALMAVLSAAVALRSPWATLGPSIIGTVVTTSWVQIHRMSYFYQNRWIADMVALADEEPILARYVRGHTNPRVKPPLKEIKTLALSVPAAFMAVWFSAACVSIVLIAT
- a CDS encoding TIR domain-containing protein, translating into MSGTPIRQGVFISFRTGDGNAQAAHLDEILTPVFGADRIFRSSRSIPPGAAFPGELDDALARSCVTLVLIGETWTRRLGGPDDWVRREVATSLAAGIPVVPVLLDKTTMPPAEQLASDVRGLAERQALHLRTKVIAADLAALVAAVHEIAPGLAARHLTAPARILPDRYAPSALLLAEHRIVDFAGREPELARLADWRDGPEPVAVALITGPAGQGKSRLAVEFCDRSGSGWVAGLLSPDAPSTEIARLGPAGIPALIVIDYAETAETPTLALLTALVARPAGAAPARVLLLARGDGFWLDRMTAAATDERAALLLMDLRATGHLNLTGPAPIDVGAAARAFATRLGRPAPAAVPEPDDATIRPPLELLTTALDAVLRDTAGPSLPSRDPVIRLLHHERRHWRTSADAFELPDPNWLRLNAAVAAATLYGGRPDAETTLAALPAFRQEQQQIVQRWARWLRHLYPPGADPAGHDAPHALRPDRLGEEHVTQTVLDQPEIAGPASAALPEASIARALLVLGRAAPRHPDLVGVLTGLITPDPGNRAILAVGVAFGLDDPAPIAQAINGLFDGTGGHGPVAHRLIDAIPAELPAFAPLLATVTARVLEAEHSSGRPDLLTVARVAQQRAIALTAGGDPAEALRSIRMAQAALTALRQTSAADPATATLLDRLLGQALAVDADCLHALGLPEDAIDALTAAVAHAPSPDESIPTTDTDPVPAWLDHVPERAAQAISRARRHGTELPGLLRLLAHRLTEAGRTDEAEPVLRRWAVAARAEARLVEETLTAWALDRSRYPSEKDVPPPPGLPPAAVRDFLPRMGAVIAADIRVRNDEATAVADAATRAGVLRGLLPDAVIPGEHGARTHTPVVTLATPHGLWALYRETRLGWQVGPLRLDAYGDFQGVGSPRWMLPDGTPDALITAALSVIGGAPPPNWGRLA
- a CDS encoding helix-turn-helix transcriptional regulator, producing the protein MTDLEKSFGAYLRQLRLAAGMSLNDLSAAARYDKGHLSRIESGSRPPTADLARACDAALDAGGALIARLPAATRRRPPAPTPPPATTEPAGDTWSLTLWPDGAGYMSARRYGHPAATDEPAVIGWPPMRQAGEPEATSIATVFSAVTDLGRRHSPALVLPQVITLLQTTRGLAAATRGTDQARLLHLAARLAEYAGWMSQETGDGRAARWWTRACSDLAREIGDDNLVAYTNVRRALLSLYDDDPLTTIAAAGSLRGRHGVTTRVRWLAAMREAQGHALAGDRDGCRRTLDEARTLHDRIGDDEPVRPLGTTSTLDVTAAVEGWCLHDLGHHAEAAGHLATALHSTTNQIAGAVPAERTPVRFAVRRVLALTAAGDVETGCALMAGLLPDVLRLDSATVRHDLGDLARMLTRWQHLEPVRALRPRLAAALTRPDAAAAG